Proteins encoded within one genomic window of Apis mellifera strain DH4 linkage group LG1, Amel_HAv3.1, whole genome shotgun sequence:
- the LOC725682 gene encoding uncharacterized protein LOC725682 isoform X1, whose translation MNKVHKNERPNFIIANMRLQILSLIFFASVILVRQISAHGRLIEPPSRASMWRYGFDTPHDYNDHECYCGGFTRQWQRNKGKCGICGDAWDAPTPRLHETGGKYGNGVIVRKYRTGSVIPVRVELTANHHGYFEFRTCAMTYKDKEVDQDCLDQHLLRSKNGSIRYYPGPGNKIFEAFYKLPDDLTCAQCVFQWRYVAGNNWGDCGNGTGAVGCGPQEEFRACADITIGDDVEPLPPAEPPTPKSVPGEKSPTEPTLVPEPSGSYWLFSVIIAGTCLLVVLAAMALLYAYYYHSGRAKKWLMARRLTPESPPVAPPRHKKHNTSNAPLQL comes from the exons ATGAATAAAGTGCATAAAAATGAG AGGCCAAATTTCATCATAGCAAATATGCGTCTCCAGATTCTTAGTTTGATATTCTTTGCAAGTGTAATACTCGTGAGGCAAATTTCAGCCCATGGAAGACTGATAGAACCACCATCAAGAGCTTCAATGTGGAGATATGGTTTCGATACTCCTCACGATTACAATGATCATGAATGTTATTGCGGAGGATTTACTAGGCAATGGCAACGAAATAAGGGAAAGTGTGGCATATGCGGTGATGCTTGGGATGCACCAACG CCTCGTTTGCACGAGACAGGTGGCAAATACGGAAATGGTGTGATAGTGAGAAAGTATCGAACAGGCTCTGTGATACCGGTCCGTGTGGAACTCACGGCGAATCACCACGGTTACTTCGAGTTCCGTACGTGTGCGATGACGTACAAGGACAAGGAAGTGGACCAAGATTGCTTGGACCAACATCTGCTTCGGTCGAAAAATGGATCGATCAGATATTATCCGGGGCCAGGAAACAAGATCTTCGAGGCTTTCTACAAATTGCCGGACGATCTGACTTGCGCCCAATGCGTTTTTCAATGGAGATACGTGGCCGGAAATAATTGGGGCGACTGTGGAAACGGAACAG gAGCTGTAGGTTGCGGTCCTCAAGAAGAATTTCGTGCTTGTGCTGATATTACTATAGGAGATGACGTAGAACCTCTTCCACCTGCAGAGCCACCAACTCCGAAATCGGTTCCAGGAGAAAAATCACCAACAGAGCCAACATTGGTGCCAGAGCCGAGTGGATCATATTGGTTATTCAGTGTTATTATCGCTGGTACGTGCCTGTTGGTTGTACTGGCGGCTATGGCGTTGCTTTATGCGTATTACTATCACTCTGGCCGAGCCAAAAAATGGCTTATGGCGAGGAGGTTGACACCTGAAAGTCCACCTGTCGCTCCACCGAGGCATAAAAAACACAACACGTCCAATGCACCACTGCAGCTGTAG
- the LOC725682 gene encoding uncharacterized protein LOC725682 isoform X2, giving the protein MQQRPNFIIANMRLQILSLIFFASVILVRQISAHGRLIEPPSRASMWRYGFDTPHDYNDHECYCGGFTRQWQRNKGKCGICGDAWDAPTPRLHETGGKYGNGVIVRKYRTGSVIPVRVELTANHHGYFEFRTCAMTYKDKEVDQDCLDQHLLRSKNGSIRYYPGPGNKIFEAFYKLPDDLTCAQCVFQWRYVAGNNWGDCGNGTGAVGCGPQEEFRACADITIGDDVEPLPPAEPPTPKSVPGEKSPTEPTLVPEPSGSYWLFSVIIAGTCLLVVLAAMALLYAYYYHSGRAKKWLMARRLTPESPPVAPPRHKKHNTSNAPLQL; this is encoded by the exons AGGCCAAATTTCATCATAGCAAATATGCGTCTCCAGATTCTTAGTTTGATATTCTTTGCAAGTGTAATACTCGTGAGGCAAATTTCAGCCCATGGAAGACTGATAGAACCACCATCAAGAGCTTCAATGTGGAGATATGGTTTCGATACTCCTCACGATTACAATGATCATGAATGTTATTGCGGAGGATTTACTAGGCAATGGCAACGAAATAAGGGAAAGTGTGGCATATGCGGTGATGCTTGGGATGCACCAACG CCTCGTTTGCACGAGACAGGTGGCAAATACGGAAATGGTGTGATAGTGAGAAAGTATCGAACAGGCTCTGTGATACCGGTCCGTGTGGAACTCACGGCGAATCACCACGGTTACTTCGAGTTCCGTACGTGTGCGATGACGTACAAGGACAAGGAAGTGGACCAAGATTGCTTGGACCAACATCTGCTTCGGTCGAAAAATGGATCGATCAGATATTATCCGGGGCCAGGAAACAAGATCTTCGAGGCTTTCTACAAATTGCCGGACGATCTGACTTGCGCCCAATGCGTTTTTCAATGGAGATACGTGGCCGGAAATAATTGGGGCGACTGTGGAAACGGAACAG gAGCTGTAGGTTGCGGTCCTCAAGAAGAATTTCGTGCTTGTGCTGATATTACTATAGGAGATGACGTAGAACCTCTTCCACCTGCAGAGCCACCAACTCCGAAATCGGTTCCAGGAGAAAAATCACCAACAGAGCCAACATTGGTGCCAGAGCCGAGTGGATCATATTGGTTATTCAGTGTTATTATCGCTGGTACGTGCCTGTTGGTTGTACTGGCGGCTATGGCGTTGCTTTATGCGTATTACTATCACTCTGGCCGAGCCAAAAAATGGCTTATGGCGAGGAGGTTGACACCTGAAAGTCCACCTGTCGCTCCACCGAGGCATAAAAAACACAACACGTCCAATGCACCACTGCAGCTGTAG
- the LOC725682 gene encoding uncharacterized protein LOC725682 isoform X3 encodes MRLQILSLIFFASVILVRQISAHGRLIEPPSRASMWRYGFDTPHDYNDHECYCGGFTRQWQRNKGKCGICGDAWDAPTPRLHETGGKYGNGVIVRKYRTGSVIPVRVELTANHHGYFEFRTCAMTYKDKEVDQDCLDQHLLRSKNGSIRYYPGPGNKIFEAFYKLPDDLTCAQCVFQWRYVAGNNWGDCGNGTGAVGCGPQEEFRACADITIGDDVEPLPPAEPPTPKSVPGEKSPTEPTLVPEPSGSYWLFSVIIAGTCLLVVLAAMALLYAYYYHSGRAKKWLMARRLTPESPPVAPPRHKKHNTSNAPLQL; translated from the exons ATGCGTCTCCAGATTCTTAGTTTGATATTCTTTGCAAGTGTAATACTCGTGAGGCAAATTTCAGCCCATGGAAGACTGATAGAACCACCATCAAGAGCTTCAATGTGGAGATATGGTTTCGATACTCCTCACGATTACAATGATCATGAATGTTATTGCGGAGGATTTACTAGGCAATGGCAACGAAATAAGGGAAAGTGTGGCATATGCGGTGATGCTTGGGATGCACCAACG CCTCGTTTGCACGAGACAGGTGGCAAATACGGAAATGGTGTGATAGTGAGAAAGTATCGAACAGGCTCTGTGATACCGGTCCGTGTGGAACTCACGGCGAATCACCACGGTTACTTCGAGTTCCGTACGTGTGCGATGACGTACAAGGACAAGGAAGTGGACCAAGATTGCTTGGACCAACATCTGCTTCGGTCGAAAAATGGATCGATCAGATATTATCCGGGGCCAGGAAACAAGATCTTCGAGGCTTTCTACAAATTGCCGGACGATCTGACTTGCGCCCAATGCGTTTTTCAATGGAGATACGTGGCCGGAAATAATTGGGGCGACTGTGGAAACGGAACAG gAGCTGTAGGTTGCGGTCCTCAAGAAGAATTTCGTGCTTGTGCTGATATTACTATAGGAGATGACGTAGAACCTCTTCCACCTGCAGAGCCACCAACTCCGAAATCGGTTCCAGGAGAAAAATCACCAACAGAGCCAACATTGGTGCCAGAGCCGAGTGGATCATATTGGTTATTCAGTGTTATTATCGCTGGTACGTGCCTGTTGGTTGTACTGGCGGCTATGGCGTTGCTTTATGCGTATTACTATCACTCTGGCCGAGCCAAAAAATGGCTTATGGCGAGGAGGTTGACACCTGAAAGTCCACCTGTCGCTCCACCGAGGCATAAAAAACACAACACGTCCAATGCACCACTGCAGCTGTAG
- the LOC725606 gene encoding serine protease gd, giving the protein MVSVIIKVALLLCILQLIVEAVHQSPCPQYFRYISDSITDEIIGFVEIPSPPKGIPLTLIVKLNIGVILPTNYLGKLELAQPKEQSIREVMQGRPLYYKVHFPLPWPIPILTDLWFNDEHICSGPSASQPIMTSITLKHTLYPPSLKLNFDSNINFPQPLPNFPSIQDNPPVEYQPIVTPSSEKSVSISKQNKVECGRSSINKFNLLVAGGTNAFRGQWPWLVAIFVAKKNFEFQCAGTLITNKHIITAAHCLLIGNINLPPNTLVVSLGRYRLRDWFETGSVNGEIAAYQLHPNFDKGSSADADLAVLSLRDKVEYNDVIRPICLWTGPALLANVVGRSGYVVGWGRDENGNRHLQAPRQIEAPIVHQEDCHWSNSDFVLFTSNRTFCAGLRNGSGPCNGDSGSGFVMYDNKTDRFYLRGIVSRSLLNRTTMSCDLNQYIVYVDVAQHLEWIQNMISS; this is encoded by the exons ATGGTGAGTGTAATTATCAAGGTTGCACTATTGCTGTGTATTCTTCAATTGATCGTAGAAGCAGTTCATCAGTCGCCGTGTCCCCAATactttcgatatatttcgGATTCTATCACAGATGAAATCATTGGTTTTGTTGAGATACCATCGCCACCGAAAGGAATTCCTTTGACACTTATTGTCAAATTGAATATCGGCGTTATATTGCCAAcg AATTATCTTGGTAAATTAGAATTAGCACAACCGAAGGAACAATCGATTAGAGAAGTCATGCAGGGTAGgcctttatattataaagtccATTTTCCACTTCCTTGGCCCATACCCATTTTAACTGATTTATGGTTTAACGATGAACACATCTGTTCAGGTCCAAGCG cAAGTCAACCAATAATGACGTCCATTACCCTAAAACATACGCTGTATCCTCCTTCGTTAAAGCtcaatttcgattcaaatattaattttcctcaGCCCTTGCCAAACTTTCCATCCATTCAAGACAATCCACCAGTGGAATATCAGCCAATCGTCACTCCATCATCTGAGAAATCCGTGTCAATCAGCAAGCAAAATAAGGTGGAGTGTGGTAGAAGCAGCATTAACAAGTTCAATCTTCTAGTGGCTGGAGGAACGAATGCATTTCGGGGTCAGTGGCCCTGGCTGGTTGCAATTTTTGTCGCCAAAAAGAATTTCGAGTTCCAATGTGCGGGAACATTGATTACTAATAAGCACATTATTACAG CTGCACATTGTTTGCTAATaggcaatattaatttacctcCTAATACATTGGTAGTATCCTTGGGACGCTATCGCCTTCGAGATTGGTTTGAAACGGGTTCTGTGAATGGAGAAATAGCAGCGTACCAGCTCCATCCTAATTTTGACAAAGGGAGCAGTGCTGATGCGGATCTAGCAGTGTTGAGTCTGAGAGATAAAGTGGAGTATAATGATGTAATCAGACCAATCTGTCTCTGGACAGGACCTGCGCTTCTTGCCAATGTTGTGGGAAGATCTGGATACGTGGTCGGATGGGGACGTGATGAAAATGGAAACCGCCATCTGCAAGCGCCTCGACAGATCGAAGCTCCCATTGTACATCAG gAGGATTGTCACTGGAGCAATTCAGATTTCGTCTTGTTCACTTCGAACCGGACATTTTGTGCAGGTTTGAGAAATGGAAGTGGTCCTTGCAACGGTGATAGCGGAAGCGGTTTCGTGATGTACGATAATAAAACGGATCGTTTCTATTTGCGAGGAATCGTTTCGAGATCCTTGTTGAATAGAACCACCATGTCTTGTGATTTAAATCAGTATATAGTTTACGTGGACGTTGCACAACATTTGGAATGGATACAAAATATGATCTCCTCgtag
- the LOC410749 gene encoding squamous cell carcinoma antigen recognized by T-cells 3 produces the protein MEEMDLGSDESTDKNLHEKSVNRKIESEMIENETEEIKDEFDEEQDKDNDDDDDDDDDDDDEEDADEAEVKILETSLAHNPYDYASHVALINKLQKMGELERLRAAREDMSSKYPLSPDLWLSWMRDEIKLATTIEQKAEVVKLCERAVKDYLAVEVWLEYLQFSIGNMGTEKDAAKNVRHLFERALTDVGLHTIKGAIIWEAFREFEAVLYALIDPLNQAERKEQLERIGNLFKRQLACPLLDMEKTYEEYEAWRHGDGTEAVIDDKIIIGGYNRALSKLNLRLPYEEKIVSAQTENELLDSYKIYLSYEQRNGDPGRITVLYERAITDLSLEMSIWLDYLKYLEENIKIESVLDQVYQRALRNVPWCAKIWQKWIRSYEKWNKSVLEVQTLLENALAAGFSTAEDYRNLWITYLEYLRRKIDRYSTDEGKQLEILRNTFNRACEHLAKSFGLEGDPNCIILQYWARTEAIHANNMEKTRSLWADILSQGHSGTASYWLEYISLERCYGDTKHLRKLFQKALTMVKDWPESIANSWIDFERDEGTLEQMEICEIRTKEKLDKVAEERQKMQQMSNHELSPLQNKKTLKRKQDETGKWKNLGSSPTKITKVEMQIKPKIRESRLNFEKNADSEEQKLKTAPPPGFKMPENEQMEIDNMNEMDDKSTVFISNLDYTASEEEVRNALQPAGPITMFKMIRDYKGRSKGYCYVQLSNIEAIDKALQLDRTPIRGRPMFVSKCDPNRTRGSGFKYSCSLEKNKLFVKGLPVSTTKEDLEEIFKVHGALKEVRIVTYRNGHSKGLAYIEFKDENSAAKALLATDGMKIADKIISVAISQPPERKKVPATEEPLLVKSLGGTTVSRTTFGMPKTLLSMVPRTVKTAATNGSANVPGNGVAPKMNNQDFRNMLLNKK, from the exons atggaagaaatggaTTTAGGAAGCGATGAAAGTaccgataaaaatttacatgaaAAGTCGGTGAACAGAAAGATCGAATcagaaatgattgaaaatgaaactgAAGAAATTAAGGATGAATTTGATGAAGAACAGGATaaagataatgatgatgatgatgatgatgatgatgatgatgatgatgaagagGATGCTGATGAAGcagaagttaaaattttagaaacttCTCTTGCTCACAATCCATATGATTATGCGAGTCATGTAGCTCTTATcaacaaattacaaaaaatgggTGAATTAGAACGATTACGCGCTGCCAGAGAAGATATGAGTTCAAAATATCCCTTGAGTCCTGATCTCTGGTTATCTTGGATGCGtgacgaaattaaattagcaACCACCATAGAACAGAAAGCTGAAGTAGTAAAATTATGTGAGCGAGCAGTAAAAGATTATCTTg CTGTAGAAGTATGGTtagaatatttgcaatttagtATTGGTAATATGGGCACTGAAAAAGATGCAGCAAAAAATGTTAGACATCTTTTTGAAAGAGCATTAACAGATGTTGGATTACATACTATTAAAGGTGCAATAATATGGGAAGCATTTCGAGAGTTTGAAGCTGTGTTATATGCTCTG attGATCCTTTAAATCAAGCTGAAAGGAAAGAGCAATTAGAACGTATTGGTAACTTATTCAAAAGACAATTAGCTTGTCCTCTTTTAGATATGGAAAAAACATATGAAGAATATGAAGCTTGGCGTCATGGAGATGGTACAGAAGCTGttattgatgataaaattattattggaggATATAATCGAGCTCTTTCAAAGCTTAATCTTCGTTTACCTTAtgaggaaaaaattgtttctgcacaaacagaaaatgaattattagattcatacaaaatatatttatcatacgaACAACGTAATGGTGATCCTGGAAGAATCACAGTTTTGTATGAAAGAGCAATCACTGATCTTAGTTTAGAAATGTCAATTTGGCTTGATTAccttaaatatttagaagaaaatattaaaattgaatcagtTTTAGATCAAGTATATCAAAGAGCTTTAAGAAATGTTCCTTGGTGTGCAAAAATATGGCAAAAATGGATAAGATCATACGAAAAATGGAACAAATCGGTATTAGAAGTTCAAACTTTATTAGAAAATGCTTTAGCAGCTGGATTTTCTACCGCGGaagattatcgaaatttatggataacttatttggaatatttacgacgaaaaatcgatcgttatTCTACAGACGAAGGAaaacaattagaaatattacgtAATACTTTTAATAGAGCTTGTGAACATTTGGCAAAATCATTTGGCTTAGAAGGAGACcctaattgtattatattgcaatattggGCAAGAACTGAAGCTATACATGCtaataatatggaaaaaacTAGATCATTATGGGCTGATATTTTGTCACAAGGACATTCCGGAACAGCATCTTATTGGttggaatatatttcattagaaag atGTTATGGAGATACAAAACATTTGaggaaattattccaaaaagcTTTGACCATGGTAAAAGATTGGCCAGAAAGCATAGCAAATTCTTGGATAGATTTTGAACGGGATGAAGGAACATTAGAACAAATGGAAATATGTGAAATacgaacaaaagaaaaattagataaagttGCTGAAGAAAGACAGAAAATGCAACAAATGTCCAATCATGAACTATCACcattacaaaacaaaaaaactcttaaaagaaaacaagacGAAACtggtaaatggaaaaatttaggATCTTCTCcaacaaaaattacaaaagttgaaatgcaaataaaaccaaaaattagagaaagtcgtttaaatttcgaaaaaaatgctGATTCTgaagaacaaaaattaaaaactgcgCCTCCGCCTGGTTTTAAAATGCCGGAAAATGAACAAATGGAGATAgataatatgaatgaaatgGATGACAAAAGTACAgtttttataagtaatttagaTTACACAGCAAGTGAAGAAGAAGTTAGAAATGCTTTACAACCAGCAGGACCAATTACAATGTTTAAAATGATACGAGATTATAAAGGACGTAGTAAAGGATATTGTTATGTGCAACTCAGTAATATA gaagCAATTGATAAAGCTCTACAGTTGGATAGAACTCCTATAAGAGGGCGGCCAATGTTTGTTTCAAAGTGCGATCCCAACAGAACACGAGGATCTGGATTTAAATACAGCTGTTCTCTTGAGAAAAACAAGCTTTTTGTTAAag GACTTCCGGTATCAACGACAAAAGAAGAtcttgaagaaattttcaaagttcaCGGAGCATTGAAGGAAGTCCGTATAGTTACTTACCGTAATGGCCATTCTAAAGGGTTGGCTTACATCGAATTTAAGGACGAGAACAGTGCCGCGAAGGCACTTCTGGCCACTGATGGAATGAAAATTGCCGACAAAATAATTAGTGTAGCCATAAGCCAACCACCTGAACGCAAGAAAGTACCAGCGACTGAAGAACCTCTCTTAGTTAAGTCTCTAGGTGGTACTACAGTAAGCAGAACTACATTTGGTATGCCCAAAACATTATTATCTATGGTACCTCGTACTGTCAAAACTGCTGCTACTAATGGCAGTGCAAATGTGCCTGGGAATGGTGTTGCTccaaaaatgaataatcaagattttagaaatatgttactgaataaaaagtaa